Proteins encoded within one genomic window of Cucumis sativus cultivar 9930 chromosome 3, Cucumber_9930_V3, whole genome shotgun sequence:
- the LOC101207436 gene encoding uncharacterized protein LOC101207436 gives MTSIDEPMYKIKPSHHFQALVSCLSHLENTIRNIKAKLNPNQLALFRKTKLGHFLDLNIVFNGPLIHYLLLREVKEEEKDHISFLLGSVVCTFGRREFNIVTGLWGPEKEDPEKESIQPVGNSRLLEKFFKDKKSIYVRELEDTFLEYGGDDDDMVKLALVYFIELSLLGKDRRTKVNRNFLKIAEDWNTFDNYDWGEIVFRRTLNALKRALDMQYVKGKKVFKKKYTILGFPHALQVWAYESISTIIGCGVEKINDDVIPRMLRWVCQQSSKSYTIQSQVFDSPMLIIKAVIEMTPEEEQLRISSSELFDKLHSSNIVHMKNGGSKRGREVSNDGGDLKKSKKQKLKSKMKEVIRNLEDRVTVVESQITSLKSDIEELKGMMFNILEHIGLKKKDNEGDRMRFEGSVDHTLQNEEVDAQVQDVNTTGTPPWLRIPKKDDNNNTVKVGDEHQMNALGNEVHIELENSSVLVKLSSNQSLQFAFNIRPENL, from the exons ATGACATCGATTGACGAGCCCATGTACAAGATTAAACCTTCCCATCATTTCCAGGCTCTAGTAAGTTGTTTGTCtcatttagaaaatacaaTACGTAATATTAAAGCCAAACTCAACCCGAATCAGTTAGCCTTATTTAGGAAAACAAAGCTTGGCCACTTTTTGGATCTAAATATTGTCTTTAATGGGCCACTCATCCACTACTTATTGTTAAGGGAGgtgaaagaggaagagaaggaTCATATAAGTTTCTTGCTGGGAAGTGTTGTGTGTACTTTTGGTAGGAGGGAGTTTAACATCGTAACGGGTCTATGGGGTCCCGAAAAGGAGGACCCCGAAAAGGAGTCTATTCAACCTGTTGGGAATAGTAGATTGTTGGAGAAATTCTTCAAAGACAAAAAGTCTATTTATGTAAGAGAGTTAGAGGACACATTTTTGGAATATGGAGGTGATGACGATGATATGGTCAAATTAGCTTTGGTGTACTTTATAGAGTTATCATTATTAGGAAAAGATAGGAGAACCAAAGTGAACCGAAACTTTTTAAAGATTGCTGAAGACTGGAACACGTTTGACAATTATGATTGGGGCGAGATTGTTTTCAGACGTACACTTAATGCTTTAAAAAGAGCCTTGGACATGCAATATGTCAAGGGAAAGAAGgtctttaagaaaaaatatactatCTTGGGATTTCCACATGCATTACAG GTTTGGGCATATGAGTCTATATCAACCATCATTGGATGTGGTGTAGAGAAAATAAACGATGATGTCATACCACGAATGCTGAGGTGGGTATGCCAACAATCATCGAAGTCTTATACTATACAGAGTCAGGTGTTTGACTCGCCAATG tTGATAATTAAGGCAGTTATTGAGATGACACCTGAAGAAGAGCAGTTGAGAATTAGTTCAAGTGAACTTTTTGACAAACTCCACTCATCTAACATTGTTCATATGAAGAACGGTGGTtcaaaaagaggaagagaagttAGTAATGACGGAGGtgacttaaaaaaaagtaagaaacaaaagttgaaatctAAGATGAAAGAGGTTATTCGGAATCTCGAGGATCGAGTAACGGTTGTTGAAAGTCAAATTACAAGTCTAAAATCAGatattgaagaattgaaaggCATGATGTTCAACATATTGGAACACATTGgacttaaaaaaaag GATAATGAAGGCGATCGCATGAGGTTTGAAGGCTCAGTAGATCATACACtacaaaatgaagaagttgatgCCCAAGTCCAAGATGTTAACACAACCGGTACCCCTCCTTGGTTGAGGATACCAAAGAAGGATGACAACAATAATACGGTGAAGGTGGGTGACGAGCACCAAATGAATGCATTGGGCAATGAGGTTCATATTGAGTTAGAGAACTCCTCAGTACTTGTAAAGCTTTCTTCGAATCAATCACTTCAATTTGCCTTCAACATTCGGCCAGAGAATTTGTAG